A region from the Leishmania panamensis strain MHOM/PA/94/PSC-1 chromosome 20 sequence genome encodes:
- a CDS encoding DNA-directed RNA polymerase III largest subunit , putative (TriTrypDB/GeneDB-style sysID: LpmP.20.0370): MSHAVTTAAQFVQPLLDKPVEVTSIKYSLLSEDMIHRLSVVPCHRVIGTEKNFGVNDPRLGPSDRLSVCNTCGQCSIECTGHAGHINLEVPVFHLGYFSAVIRVCRTICKRCSNVLLTREEMEYYLHRLRSTSHEPQQRAALIKAIQEDAYKTRVCLMCGGLNGTVRRVRPMRVIHEKYLVELRRGEQANEDPTAFFQEALRSAALHNSEVGSHKEFVHEFLHPQRVKALFEAIPLEQVPLLGLQPGTSPSSLLISTLLVPPVCVRPRGMSTTSHIREDDLTTQYNEILICSDMMNDGTNDAARSVETWELLQTRVARLLDAALPGFPSHLRTTECKSYAQRMKGKQGRFRGNLSGKRVDFSGRSVISPDPNLRIDELAVPLRVARVLTYPQRVFAGNIQLMRRLVRNGPHVHPGALTVYLSKECSRKSLRNARDREAIAARLSIGDVVERHVMNGDYVLFNRQPSLHRISLMAHRARVLPFRTFRFNECCCAPYNADFDGDEMNIHVVQTEEARAEAKELLLSSHHIITAKNGEPIIACTQDFLTAAYLVTARDALFDRATFTQMVSHWLDAETQFALPIPAILKPAELWTGKQLFELILRPTPETQLLLNLEAKTRFYSGAGRHDDPAEGYVAFLDSIFLSGRLDKKLLGGGAKDGLFARLYALGGGEQTATCMSRIAQFTARYLQNYGFSLGLGDVSPTPSLSEKKAAVLAVSFDKCDRLISLAKMGRLIPKPGMSVKQSLEAMLNAELSQVRDACGSAAVQALDAKSNAPLIMVNSGSKGSALNTAQMMACVGQQTVSGKRIMNAFQDRALPHFPRFAEDPASRGFVASSFYSGLSPTEFFFHGMAGREGIVDTAVKTAETGYIYRRLSKAMENLSVGYDTSVRSVQGSIVQLRYGEDGMDPWLMEGSHGTPLNLAQEWLSSRAAYARFRNQIHSVMNERSRRGELAASTDPLLQNYNKLYEEWHNVSMLPAELETFVHHLLHADEGTLTSCARLMDVEAAICGGAPSSAATGLKLLKELAQQHGSDRLRSDIQAFFRRKRDELVQLRQELKLPLDTHATVAAAPASPSAKAVRGGAKRRSSPSDDALPSTTAGPVQAFAESLQVELLPLTRGMLLRFFEDSARRVHRKLCEPGTPCGAIAAQSVGEPSTQMTLRTFHFAGVASMSITQGVPRLVEIINANKNIATPVITAPILLEDEFTSIDLASARRTQCQAARAVKGLMERVLLKEITREMVEVVTPRQYYIQIFLDIGLIERLLLPIDAAVVCQRLYAAAARPMSPLRHLSEACVDMVSRDSLIVKPYEKDPARVHFNIQHLLTLLPELVVGGIPGVNRVMIADRSEKLLAEGAELLSVMSLPYVDGVRTTCNHVAVVERVLGIEAARETIVKEITSILQAYSLSIDIRHIYLLADVMTSRGVVLGITRYGIQKMNNNVLTMASFERTTEHLYNAAMTEREDVNLSVSECIIIGKPIPLGTSSFNILLDKGSIAPFGSNTGRMPSSQASANAVATASPSPGKATAAGTHSKKVELTPKEVFLRSSFMAYASAHGAGRHRPLRGGFSSRPLSAEGVFQLDLFTL, translated from the coding sequence ATGTCACACGCTGTcaccacggcggcgcagtTTGTGCAACCGCTGCTGGATAAGCCGGTGGAGGTGACCTCGATCAAGTACAGCCTTCTCTCTGAAGACATGATCCACCGCCTCTCAGTCGTGCCCTGCCACCGCGTGATTGGGACCGAAAAGAACTTCGGTGTCAACGATCCCCGCCTTGGCCCGAGCGACCGCTTGTCGGTGTGCAACACCTGTGGCCAATGCAGCATAGAATGCACGGGCCACGCCGGTCACATCAACCTCGAGGTGCCCGTCTTCCACCTCGGCTACTTCTCTGCTGTCATTCGAGTGTGCCGGACAATATGCAAGCGCTGCTCGAACGTGCTCCTCACGCGAGAGGAGATGGAGTACTATCTACACCGCCTGCGGTCCACGTCCCatgagccgcagcagcgcgccgcccTTATTAAAGCCATTCAGGAGGATGCCTACAAgacgcgcgtgtgccttATGTGTGGCGGGCTGAACGGCACGGTGCGACGGGTGCGCCCAATGCGTGTCATCCACGAGAAGTACCTCGTGGAGTTGCGTCGCGGCGAGCAGGCGAATGAGGACCCGACGGCGTTTTTTCAGGAAGCGTTGCgctccgctgcgctgcacaaTTCGGAGGTGGGCTCGCACAAGGAGTTCGTGCACGAGTTTTTGCACCCGCAGCGTGTTAAAGCGCTGTTCGAGGCGATTCCACTGGAGCAGGTACCGCTGCTAGGCCTGCAACCCGGTACTAGCCCAAGCAGCCTTCTCATTAGCACTTTGCTTGTCCcgcccgtgtgtgtgcgcccgCGCGGTATGTCGACGACGAGTCACATTCGAGAGGATGACTTGACGACGCAGTACAACGAGATTCTCATCTGCTCTGACATGATGAACGACGGCACAAACGATGCCGCACGTAGCGTAGAGACATGGGAGCTTCTGCAGACGCGTGTGGCGCGGTTGCtggatgcggcgctgccgggGTTTCCTTCGCACCTCCGCACCACCGAGTGCAAGTCCTATGCACAGCGCATGAAAGGCAAGCAGGGCCGTTTTCGGGGAAACCTCAGCGGCAAACGTGTCGATTTTTCTGGACGGTCGGTCATTTCGCCTGACCCAAACCTTCGTATTGACGAGCTCGCCGTGCCTCTGCGCGTCGCGCGTGTGCTGACGTACCCGCAGCGCGTCTTTGCTGGTAACATCCAGCTCATGCGCCGGCTCGTGCGCAACGGCCCGCACGTACACCCTGGCGCCCTCACGGTTTATCTCTCAAAGGAATGCTCGCGCAAATCCCTGCGCAACGCACGCGACCGCGAGGCCATTGCAGCGCGCCTCAGCATAGGCGACGTTGTGGAGCGGCATGTGATGAACGGCGACTATGTCCTCTTCAACCGTCAACCGTCGCTTCACCGCATCTCACTCATGGCACACCGAGCACGCGTCTTGCCGTTCCGTACATTTCGGTTCAacgagtgctgctgcgcgccctACAACGCCGACTTCGACGGCGACGAGATGAACATCCACGTTGTGCAGACAGAGGAGGCCCGCGCCGAGGcaaaggagctgctgctgtcgtcgcaCCACATTATCACCGCCAAGAACGGCGAGCCCATCATCGCCTGCACGCAGGACTTTCTCACCGCTGCCTACCTCGTGACCGCCCGCGACGCCCTTTTCGATCGCGCCACCTTCACGCAGATGGTGTCCCACTGGCTGGACGCCGAGACACAGTTTGCGCTTCCGATACCGGCCATCCTGAAGCCGGCGGAGCTGTGGACCGGCAAGCAACTCTTCGAGCTCATCCTTCGGCCGACGCCAGAgacacagctgctgctgaacttGGAGGCGAAAACTCGCTTCTACTCTGGCGCTGGCAGGCACGACGACCCAGCAGAGGGGTACGTGGCATTCCTCGATTccatctttctctctggtCGCCTTGACAAGAAGCTCCTGGGTGGTGGCGCCAAGGACGGCCTCTTTGCCCGCCTCTACGCCCTGGGCGGCGGGGAGCAGACGGCGACGTGCATGTCGCGTATCGCGCAGTTCACCGCCCGCTACCTTCAGAACTATGGCTTCTCTCTTGGGCTCGGTGATGTGTCACCGACGCCGTCGCTCAGCGAGAAGAAGGCTGCCGTGCTAGCTGTGTCTTTCGACAAGTGTGACCGTCTCATCTCTCTTGCCAAGATGGGCCGGCTCATCCCCAAGCCTGGAATGAGTGTGAAGCAGAGTCTAGAGGCAATGCTGAACGCTGAGCTGTCGCAGGTGCGTGATGCGTGCGGCTCGGCCGCCGTGCAAGCGCTGGATGCCAAGTCAAACGCACCTCTTATCATGGTGAACTCCGGCAGCAAAGGCAGTGCCCTCAACACTGCACAGATGATGGCGTGCGTGGGCCAGCAGACGGTCAGCGGTAAACGCATCATGAACGCCTTCCAGGACCGAGCCCTGCCTCACTTCCCGCGGTTCGCCGAGGACCCCGCGTCCCGCGGCTTCGTAGCCAGCTCCTTTTACTCTGGCCTGTCACCGACGGAGTTTTTCTTCCATGGCATGGCCGGCCGCGAGGGGATCGTCGATACAGCCGTCAAGACCGCAGAGACAGGCTATATCTACCGCCGTCTCAGCAAGGCTATGGAGAACCTAAGCGTTGGTTACGACACCTCAGTGCGTAGCGTACAAGGCAGCATTGTACAGCTGCGATACGGCGAGGACGGCATGGACCCGTGGCTGATGGAGGGGTCGCACGGCACGCCGCTCAACCTCGCTCAGGAATGGCTGAGTAGCCGTGCTGCCTACGCCCGCTTTCGAAATCAAATTCACTCCGTCATGAACGAGAGAAGCCGCAGGGGCGAGCTGGCCGCATCAACGGACCCGCTGCTCCAGAATTACAACAAGCTTTACGAAGAATGGCACAATGTGTCGATGCTCCCTGCGGAGCTGGAAACGTTCGTGCATCATCTTCTGCACGCGGATGAGGGGACGCTCACCTCTTGTGCGCGCCTAATGgacgtggaggcggcgaTCTGTGGTGGCGCGCCGTCGTCCGCGGCCACTGGTCTGAAGCTGCTAAAAGAGctagcgcagcagcacggaaGCGACCGCCTGCGCAGCGACATTCAGGCATTCTTCCGCAGGAAGCGCGACGAGCTGGTACAGCTGCGACAGGAGCTGAAGCTACCCCTCGATACCCATGCCACCGTGGCCGCTGCACCTGCGTCGCCGAGCGCCAAAGCAGTTCGCGGCGGTGCAAAGCGCAGATCGAGCCCGTCCGACGACGCGTTGCCGTCAACCACCGCAGGTCCAGTGCAGGCGTTTGCAGAGTCACTGCAAgtcgagctgctgccgctcacaAGGGGGATGCTGCTCCGCTTTTTCGAGGATTCAGCTCGCAGGGTGCACCGCAAGCTTTGCGAGCCCGGCACGCCGTGCGGCGCCATTGCCGCTCAGTCTGTGGGTGAGCCGAGCACGCAGATGACGCTCCGCACGTTCCACTTTGCAGGCGTGGCCAGCATGAGCATCACGCAGGGTGTGCCGCGCCTTGTGGAAATCATCAATGCAAACAAGAACATCGCCACTCCGGTCATCACGGCCCCCATTCTGTTAGAGGACGAGTTCACGTCGATAGACCTCGCCTCAGCGAGGCGTACTCAGTGCCAAGCCGCACGCGCTGTGAAAGGCCTGATGGAGCGGGTGCTGTTGAAGGAAATCACACGCGAAATGGTGGAGGTTGTGACGCCGCGGCAGTATTACATTCAGATCTTCCTTGACATAGGGCTGATCGAGCGCCTGCTGCTACCGATcgatgcggcggtggtgtgccAGCGTCTCtacgcggcggctgcgcgaccaatgtcaccgctgcgccaTCTCTCCGAGGCGTGTGTCGACATGGTCAGCCGCGACTCCCTCATCGTCAAGCCCTACGAGAAGGACCCGGCGCGTGTACACTTCAACATTCAGCACCTGCTAACTCTCTTGCCGGAGCTCGTGGTCGGTGGCATCCCAGGCGTCAACCGCGTTATGATTGCCGACCGCTCTGAGAAGCTGCTGGCGGAAGGAGCGGAGCTCTTGTCGGTCATGTCTCTGCCGTACGTGGATGGTGTTCGCACCACGTGCAACCACGTCGCTGTTGTTGAACGTGTTCTCGGCATCGAGGCTGCCCGCGAGACCATAGTGAAGGAGATTACGAGCATCTTACAGGCCTACTCGCTCAGCATTGATATCCGGCACATCTACCTCCTGGCCGACGTCATGACGAGCCGCGGCGTGGTGCTCGGCATTACTCGGTACGGCATTCAGAAGATGAACAACAATGTCCTCACCATGGCGTCTTTCGAGCGCACCACGGAGCACCTGTACAATGCGGCGatgacggagagggaggacgtCAACCTCAGCGTCTCTGAGTGCATCATTATTGGCAAGCCGATTCCTCTcggcaccagcagcttcAACATCCTGCTCGACAAGGGCAGCATTGCGCCATTCGGCTCCAATACAGGACGAATGCCATCGTCTCAGGCCAGTGCCAATGCAGTAGCCAcagcgtcaccgtcgccCGGCAAGGCCACGGCGGCCGGCACGCATAGTAAGAAGGTGGAGCTGACGCCGAAGGAGGTATTCTTGCGGAGCTCTTTCATGGCTTACGCCTCTGCGCACGGGGCGGGGAGACATCGACCTCTTCGCGGCGGCTTTTCGAGTCGGCCGCTCTCTGCCGAGGGCGTCTTCCAGCTGGACCTTTTCACGTTGTGA
- a CDS encoding hypothetical protein (TriTrypDB/GeneDB-style sysID: LpmP.20.0380), whose amino-acid sequence MSAPVIDANTAAPPPQPPSWGDSKVASLQSATVASSLALPEKQPAAPGVTVGLAPVAAATNSHVSPSLPTPPVLAQSQPPAAALRPTGVLLPSSSAPALSFSAPAKSNATQRKVAKLLDISTSSEIKDLASYVDSILPGYFYSLGDNDKQEPSSAEVVITTSHSSPSALSSTASSNSNNSNKAITSTALRSALDHRTINVHKSFLHEFTAVYQSYQRVAALVNELQSKCSSLENTLNTTTGDPSREVEDFFYQIQAYQAELQLVQTHDKDVDEFRKQHHFGAAEQQVLEDGPVDMTFLNVLERARQVHRRSSELMHSQEYHQGAVAVMEATYGAIARATEKIARHLLSTTASGDRSTATLAAGGVGSIAADMPEVTGFQLRCVRLLYEESPTLHEKLLDEVARMRRASVLRRYFHLLTTGSANTSTGLYQSGGQPSACDDGGESRYGSDEAGRGARPLEAELNNPTYFFSSLCAWLHQTIVEEQDFLQSFFVGDEREVGVGGRRSHSTTAALSSSPPQAGGDAARAAHDAARQQALLDSVFGGVCKHIRAALDNALERLGRTAAALGAATGDLESEGRADGRSSTARADSTGAVAPHKGPRGLTGGLTRLFMAATGRAPSGAFRGAGHDESNALLQRYAGVTTRAQQEAVASSMLRPLLEGIQICVTLVQLFEYYTATTFVPLLGGGSSLTRLIRKTAPEQARGLFQRLLHVLETHLLDSTVGIIGRTATLRRLASSNALTQATDCDDAAGTPPLAAEHRTATKGGSAAFVLDFLVAFTYGSDANVIGGVANLSESALLNDSESAISTPVSTLSVATSAIRFREANDGQLQRHSAHDLRRVLSQLILPPSPEVAEYCAVVHSVLQDTARQIELLGAITEQQRAAAAPGRSSSDQQSALDPGAAALATDTEVKWFVQELLQSLLKTVHSVGAEGPLRTNLDDACLAIVEYNVLHQLRNVLEQHATVLGVLFNGSDAQCQEAKQTLNSIQEECVTTMIALRQRLLSAWANAIKLFYFPVSTRTIVAAMSSLAAVEADEKRFAIIKKDVRRVLKQFINVYNTVASLGHLPEPVPLLQALAGGEDMCEEVRRKVTLNIVEDVYPAEFMMLSSFPPIEEVVEVQTEMAPQNLLKLVDFSSPALATAV is encoded by the coding sequence ATGAGTGCGCCTGTGATCGATGCAAATacagcggcgccacctccCCAGCCGCCGTCTTGGGGCGACTCAAAGGTTGCGTCGCTGCAATCCGCCACTGTAGCGTCCTCACTTGCCTTGCCAGAGAAGCAGCCCGCAGCGCCAGGTGTGACAGTTGGTCTTgcaccggtggcagcggcaacgaaCTCGCACGTGTCTCCGTCACTCCCTACACCCCCCGTGCTTGCTCAGTCACAACcacccgcagctgcactCCGCCCGACAGGCGTCTTGCTTCCCTCATCCTCCGCACCTGCGCTATCCTTTTCGGCTCCGGCAAAGAGCAACGCCACGCAGCGCAaggtggcgaagctgctggaCATCTCAACCAGCAGCGAGATCAAGGACCTGGCGAGTTATGTGGACAGCATATTGCCAGGCTACTTCTATTCCTTGGGTGACAATGACAAGCAGGAACCCAGCAGTGCTGAGGTTGTGATCACCACCAGCCACAGCTCCCCATCGGCACTGTCGAGCACGGCATCCAGCAACAGCAATAACAGCAACAAGGCCATCACTTCAACAGCACTTCGCAGCGCCCTCGACCATCGCACTATCAACGTACACAAGAGCTTCCTGCACGAATTTACGGCCGTCTACCAGAGCTACCAGCGTGTGGCCGCGCTAGTCAACGAGCTACAGTCGAAGTGCTCCAGCTTAGAAAACACGCTGAACACCACCACGGGCGACCCCAgcagggaggtggaggactTCTTTTACCAGATTCAGGCGTACcaagcggagctgcagctggtgcaaACCCACGACAAGGATGTTGATGAGTTCCGCAAGCAGCACCActtcggcgccgctgagcAGCAAGTACTCGAGGACGGGCCAGTCGATATGACTTTCCTCAACGTGCTGGAGCGGGCGCGGCAGGTGCACCGACGCAGTAGCGAGCTGATGCACTCCCAGGAATACCACCAAGGCGCAGTGGCAGTTATGGAGGCCACGTATGGGGCTATAGCTCGCGCTACTGAGAAGATTGCACGCCATCTTCTCTCCACTACCGCCAGTGgcgaccgcagcaccgcgacCCTCGCCGCTGGCGGTGTTGGGTCGATCGCGGCGGATATGCCGGAGGTCACGGGCTTCCAGTTGAGGTGTGTGCGACTCCTGTACGAGGAAAGTCCGACGCTGCACGAGAAGCTTCTCGATGAGGTCGCGCGGATGCGTCGGGCGtcagtgctgcggcgctACTTTCACCTCCTTACCACGGGCTCTGCGAACACGTCCACTGGGCTTTACCAGTCCGGCGGTCAGCCCTCCGCgtgcgacgacggcggtgagAGTAGGTACGGTAGCGAcgaggcagggaggggggcccgCCCTCtcgaggcggagctgaaCAACCCCACCTACTTCTTCAGCTCACTTTGTGCATGGCTGCACCAGACCATCGTCGAGGAGCAGGACTTTCTCCAGAGCTTTTTCGTAGGTGATGAGCGAGAAGTCGGTGTGGGAGGACGGCGCAGCCACTCTACCACAGCGGCGCTATCGTCGTCGCCTCCACAGGCTGGAGGTGACGCTGCACGAGCGGCGCACGacgcagcgcggcagcaggcgtTGCTCGACAGCGTGTTTGGAGGTGTGTGCAAGCACATCCGGGCTGCGCTCGACAATGCTCTGGAGCGACTGGGgcgaacagcggcagcactcGGCGCGGCCACGGGCGATTTGGAGAGTGAAGGCAGAGCTGacgggcgcagcagcaccgcccgtGCAGACAGTACAGGGGCCGTCGCTCCCCACAAAGGCCCACGTGGCCTGACTGGTGGCCTGACACGCCTGTTCATGGCCGCCACTGGCCGCGCACCCTCCGGAGCCTTCCGCGGTGCTGGACATGACGAGTCCAACGCGCTTCTTCAGCGATACGCCGGCGTCaccacgcgcgcgcagcagGAAGCCGTCGCTTCATCTATGTTGCGCCCCCTTTTGGAAGGAATCCAGATATGCGTGACGCTTGTCCAGCTCTTTGAGTACTACACGGCCACGACGtttgtgccgctgctgggggGTGGCTCATCGCTCACCCGGCTGATTCGCAAAACTGCCCCGGAGCAAGCGCGGGGGCTGTTCCAACGCCTACTCCATGTATTGGAGACACACTTGCTGGACAGTACGGTGGGTATCATCGGCCGCACCGCGACGTTGCGGAGGTTAGCGTCGTCTAATGCGCTGACGCAGGCGACTGACTGTGACGACGCCGCAGGCACCCCGCCACTTGCAGCAGAgcaccgcaccgccacgAAGGGCGGCTCTGCTGCGTTTGTACTCGACTTCCTCGTCGCCTTTACGtacggcagcgacgcgaaCGTCATCGGTGGCGTGGCCAATCTCTCGGAGAGTGCACTGCTGAACGACAGCGAGAGTGCCATCTCTACACCCGTCTCCACCCTTTCCGTTGCCACCTCGGCGATTCGGTTCAGAGAGGCAAATGACGGCCAACTGCAGCGTCACAGCGCGCACGACCTCCGGCGCGTCCTATCGCAGCTCATCCTGCCCCCATCTCCCGAAGTGGCGGAGTACTGCGCCGTCGTGCACTCGGTTCTTCAGGACACTGCGCGTCAAATCGAGCTGCTTGGTGCGATTACCGAGCAGCaacgcgctgcggcggcgcctggGCGCAGCTCTAGCGACCAGCAGTCCGCCTTGGACCCTGgtgccgcggcgctggctACAGATACTGAAGTGAAGTGGTTTGTGCAGGAactgctgcagtcgctgctgaagaCCGTGCACTCGGTGGGTGCGGAAGGGCCGTTGCGGACTAATCTCGATGACGCGTGTCTCGCTATTGTCGAGTATAACGTACTTCATCAGCTGCGCAACGTGCTTGAGCAGCACGCGACGGTGCTCGGGGTGCTATTCAACGGGTCAGACGCACAGTGCCAAGAGGCTAAGCAGACTTTGAACTCCATTCAGGAAGAGTGCGTCACCACCATGATCGCtctgcgccagcgcctctTGTCCGCGTGGGCAAACGCCATCAAGCTCTTCTATTTTCCTGTGTCGACTAGGACCATCGTCGCGGCGATGTCGAGTCTTGCAGCCGTGGAAGCGGATGAGAAACGTTTCGCCATAATCAAGAAGGATGTGCGCCGCGTGCTGAAGCAGTTCATAAATGTGTACAATACCGTCGCCTCCTTGGGCCACTTGCCAGAACCTGTGCCCCTCCTGCAGGCCCTCGCTGGTGGTGAAGATATGTGCGAAGAAGTGCGCCGGAAAGTCACGCTGAACATCGTGGAGGACGTGTATCCGGCAGAGTTCATGATGTTGTCTTCTTTTCCGCCCAtcgaagaggtggtggaggtgcaaACCGAAATGGCACCGCAAAACTTGCTCAAGCTGGTCGACTTCAGCTCTCCCGCACTCGCCACAGCAGTGTAG
- a CDS encoding eukaryotic translation initiation factor 5, putative (TriTrypDB/GeneDB-style sysID: LpmP.20.0360), producing the protein MATQMVPIDPDKKDDVYYRYKMPAVQTKVEGSGNGIKTVLPNIHDICLVINRPEEVLMKYFQFELGAQRTVSTKDDKFLLMGAHPTERMQDKLYDFIRKFVLCKYCRNPETAIHLDAGKKGSASISMVCGACGKRSNFDEHRTKTFMTQYYEKHPVEAKAAKGAAEARKKEDAPAAEEAAAPAKQEKESGKLVGKSDLTDDREDPKVVFARVLKESWGKNDELVGRTVRLLSQYNLPEHYGPPMALSAMKLEHRDDLLSTMKTHARLLKRLCTVPELFSRSEGYDEKELTEFYKREKKIQKTFLRECAKEFAINYTPDKFAVLIFMLFVEGVLRDRSIVDWSKDTKPFSDVDLKVQEEMRQKVAPIVSWLGMDAKEDA; encoded by the coding sequence ATGGCGACTCAGATGGTGCCGATTGATCCGGACAAGAAGGATGATGTCTACTACCGGTACAAGATGCCCGCCGTGCAGACCAAGGTGGAGGGTAGCGGTAACGGTATCaagacggtgctgccgaACATTCACGATATCTGCCTCGTGATCAACCGCCCAGAGGAGGTGCTCATGAAGTACTTCCAGTTTGAGCTCGGTGCGCAGCGTACGGTGTCGACGAAGGACGACAAGTTCCTGTTGATGGGTGCGCACCCCACGGAGCGCATGCAGGACAAGCTGTACGACTTCATTCGGAAGTTCGTGCTGTGCAAGTACTGTCGCAATCCTGAGACAGCTATCCACCTCGACGCTGGTAAGAAGGGCTCCGCCTCCATCAGCATGGTGTGCGGTGCGTGTGGTAAGCGGTCAAACTTCGATGAGCACCGCACCAAGACCTTCATGACGCAGTACTACGAGAAGCATCcggtggaggcgaaggcggccaAGGGCGCCGCAGAGGCGCGTAAGAAGGAGGACGCCCCGGcggctgaggaggcggcagcgccggccAAACAGGAGAAGGAGTCGGGCAAGCTGGTCGGCAAGTCAGACCTCACTGACGATCGCGAGGACCCCAAGGTGGTCTTTGCGCGGGTGCTGAAAGAGTCCTGGGGCAAGAACGACGAGCTCGTTGGTCGCACTGTGCGTCTACTGAGCCAGTACAACCTGCCAGAGCACTACGGGCCGCCGATGGCGCTGTCGGCGATGAAGCTAGAGCATCGCGATGACCTCCTGTCGACCATgaagacacacgcgcgtctGCTGAAGCGACTCTGCACCGTGCCGGAgctcttctcccgctccgAGGGCTATGACGAGAAGGAGCTGACGGAGTTCTacaagcgagagaaaaaaattCAGAAGACGTTCCTGCGCGAGTGCGCCAAGGAGTTTGCTATCAACTACACCCCAGACAAGTTCGCTGTTCTGATCTTCATGCTCTTCGTCGAAGGCGTTTTGCGTGATCGCAGCATCGTCGACTGGTCCAAGGATACGAAGCCGTTCAGCGACGTGGACCTgaaggtgcaggaggagatgcggcAGAAGGTTGCGCCCATCGTCTCCTGGCTCGGTATGGACGCTAAGGAGGACGCGTAG